In Halobaculum magnesiiphilum, the following proteins share a genomic window:
- a CDS encoding cytochrome c oxidase subunit 3, with the protein MATETDNAHDDGHHLPAVEDWPRGFGEASWWPFVTALGGAGIYVGAALYLMAIGDRNIVGPMVGPGVLVGSIGLFLVGIYGWMYHAFVTHFWERGADEHSASKLRWGMIAFLGSEIGTFSAGFTYFFFIRSQDAWAEIAGDLPHLLGSLVIINTTILIVSSVTLHFAHGAIRRNDRGKFLGWLAVTLLLGIVFIGGQVYEYYEFIVHEGFTLTSGLFGSAFYGLTGLHGLHVSMGAVLLAIVFVRALQGQYSADRHVSVTTASMYWHFVDAVWIFLVVALYAGAEVGA; encoded by the coding sequence ATGGCTACAGAAACGGACAACGCCCACGACGACGGGCATCACCTGCCCGCGGTCGAGGACTGGCCGCGCGGCTTCGGGGAGGCCTCCTGGTGGCCGTTCGTCACGGCGCTCGGGGGCGCCGGCATCTACGTCGGCGCGGCGCTGTACCTCATGGCGATCGGCGACCGGAACATCGTCGGTCCGATGGTCGGGCCCGGCGTGCTGGTCGGGAGCATCGGGCTGTTCCTGGTCGGTATCTACGGGTGGATGTACCACGCGTTCGTCACGCACTTCTGGGAGCGCGGCGCCGACGAACACAGCGCGAGCAAGCTCAGGTGGGGGATGATCGCGTTCCTCGGCTCGGAGATCGGCACCTTCAGCGCCGGCTTCACGTACTTCTTCTTCATCCGCTCGCAGGACGCGTGGGCGGAGATCGCGGGCGACCTCCCGCACCTGCTCGGGTCGCTGGTCATCATCAACACGACGATCCTGATCGTCTCGTCGGTGACGCTGCACTTCGCACACGGCGCCATCCGCCGGAATGACCGCGGGAAGTTCCTCGGGTGGCTCGCCGTCACGCTGCTGCTCGGGATCGTGTTCATCGGCGGCCAGGTGTACGAGTACTACGAGTTCATCGTCCACGAGGGCTTCACCCTCACCTCCGGGCTGTTCGGCTCGGCGTTCTACGGCCTCACCGGGCTCCACGGACTGCACGTCTCGATGGGGGCGGTGTTGCTCGCCATCGTGTTCGTCCGCGCCCTGCAGGGACAGTACTCCGCCGACCGCCACGTCTCCGTGACGACCGCCTCGATGTACTGGCACTTCGTCGACGCCGTCTGGATCTTCCTCGTCGTCGCGCTGTACGCCGGCGCCGAGGTCGGCGCGTAA
- a CDS encoding methytransferase partner Trm112 has product MKESLLDIVCCPLDKHDLELEVTEREEGEEGEIIAGTLTCTDCGETYPIEDGIPNLLPPDMRE; this is encoded by the coding sequence ATGAAGGAGTCCCTGTTGGACATCGTCTGCTGTCCGCTCGACAAGCACGACCTCGAGCTCGAGGTGACCGAGCGCGAGGAGGGCGAGGAGGGCGAGATCATCGCGGGCACGCTCACCTGCACGGACTGCGGCGAGACGTACCCCATCGAGGACGGGATCCCGAACCTGCTGCCGCCGGACATGCGCGAGTAG
- a CDS encoding DUF7563 family protein → MPECRNCSSFVTERYVRVFAPEGMNDVRVCPSCEDMVREGASVREARSKRV, encoded by the coding sequence ATGCCGGAGTGCAGGAACTGTAGTTCGTTCGTCACCGAACGATACGTTCGAGTGTTCGCTCCGGAAGGGATGAACGACGTCCGCGTGTGCCCTTCCTGTGAAGACATGGTCCGCGAGGGGGCCAGCGTGCGGGAGGCCCGGTCGAAACGCGTCTGA
- a CDS encoding adenylosuccinate synthase — protein MTVTIVGSQLGDEGKGALVDLWGGDADVVVRYQGGDNAGHTVVEGGEEYALSLVPSGAVRDKVGVLGNGCVVNPRTLFEEIETLRERGLDPDVRVAERAHVIMPYHRRLDGIEEEAKADSDSGAEVGTTGRGIGPTYEDKAGRRGVRVGDLLDPDVLRERLEYVVPHKRALVEDVYGLEAGEELDIDALHEEYSDFGRRLREEEMTVNCSDFLYERHEGGDNVMFEGAQGTLIDIDHGSYPYVTSSNPTAGGAATGTGMGPTVTGRGEVVGVVKAYLSRVGAGPMPTELDGDEREETLAADIREKGGEFGTVTGRPRRIGWLDVPMLRHAARVNGYTGLAVNHLDVLAGLDELYVGHAYELDGEERPSLPATTERWAECEPVLREFDTWAEFDADAVAEAGYEALPGAAREYLEYLEVQLDTPVYAVGVGPDREQTVVRTNPWE, from the coding sequence ATGACTGTCACCATCGTCGGATCCCAGCTCGGGGACGAGGGCAAGGGCGCCCTCGTCGACCTGTGGGGCGGGGACGCCGACGTCGTCGTGCGGTATCAGGGCGGCGACAACGCCGGCCACACGGTCGTCGAGGGCGGCGAGGAGTACGCCCTCTCGTTGGTGCCCTCCGGCGCCGTCCGCGACAAGGTCGGCGTGCTCGGCAACGGCTGCGTCGTGAACCCACGGACGCTGTTCGAGGAGATCGAAACGCTGCGCGAGCGCGGGCTCGACCCCGACGTGCGCGTCGCCGAGCGCGCGCACGTCATCATGCCGTACCACCGGCGCCTCGACGGCATCGAGGAGGAGGCGAAGGCCGACTCGGACTCCGGCGCCGAGGTCGGCACCACCGGCCGCGGCATCGGTCCCACCTACGAGGACAAGGCGGGTCGCCGCGGTGTCCGCGTCGGCGACCTGCTCGATCCCGACGTGTTGCGCGAGCGCCTGGAGTACGTCGTCCCGCACAAGCGCGCGCTCGTCGAGGACGTGTACGGGCTCGAGGCGGGCGAGGAGCTCGACATCGACGCGCTCCACGAGGAGTACAGCGACTTCGGCCGCCGCCTCCGCGAGGAGGAAATGACGGTCAACTGCTCGGACTTCCTGTACGAGCGCCACGAGGGCGGCGACAACGTCATGTTCGAGGGCGCGCAGGGCACCCTCATCGACATCGACCACGGGAGCTACCCGTACGTCACCTCCTCGAACCCGACCGCCGGCGGCGCCGCCACCGGCACCGGGATGGGGCCGACCGTCACCGGCCGCGGCGAGGTCGTCGGCGTCGTGAAGGCGTACCTCTCTCGCGTCGGCGCGGGGCCGATGCCGACCGAACTGGACGGCGACGAGCGCGAGGAGACGCTGGCCGCCGACATCCGCGAGAAGGGCGGCGAGTTCGGCACCGTCACCGGCCGCCCGCGCCGCATCGGCTGGCTCGACGTGCCGATGCTGCGCCACGCCGCCCGCGTCAACGGCTACACCGGGCTCGCCGTCAACCACCTCGACGTGCTCGCCGGGCTGGACGAGCTGTACGTCGGCCACGCCTACGAGCTCGACGGGGAGGAGCGACCCTCGCTGCCGGCGACGACCGAGCGCTGGGCCGAGTGCGAGCCGGTCCTCAGGGAGTTCGACACGTGGGCGGAGTTCGACGCCGACGCCGTCGCCGAGGCGGGATACGAGGCGCTCCCGGGGGCGGCCCGCGAATACCTGGAGTACCTGGAAGTGCAACTCGACACGCCCGTCTACGCCGTCGGCGTCGGTCCCGACCGCGAGCAGACGGTCGTGCGGACGAACCCCTGGGAGTAA
- a CDS encoding DUF7410 domain-containing protein yields the protein MSRDHAAGDDAGTDGARRGDGTTTGDGAAVPDVEDAGDATDTPEARDPAADRYEVPPGETAFACPRCGRPFARERHRDLHLGQAHADLDDEERTAYEVARDEETDDLRRFRIVSLGMLVVLYFGFLFLYAIAG from the coding sequence ATGAGCCGCGATCACGCCGCCGGCGACGACGCCGGCACGGACGGGGCCCGCCGCGGCGACGGGACGACCACCGGCGACGGAGCCGCCGTCCCCGACGTGGAGGACGCCGGCGACGCGACGGACACCCCGGAGGCGCGCGATCCGGCCGCCGACCGCTACGAGGTGCCGCCGGGGGAGACGGCGTTCGCGTGTCCGCGGTGCGGCCGGCCGTTCGCCCGCGAGCGCCACCGCGACCTCCACCTCGGGCAGGCCCACGCCGACCTCGACGACGAGGAGCGGACCGCCTACGAGGTCGCCCGCGACGAGGAGACCGACGACCTCCGTCGGTTCCGGATCGTGTCGCTGGGGATGCTCGTCGTCCTGTACTTCGGGTTCCTGTTCCTGTACGCGATCGCGGGCTGA
- a CDS encoding aldo/keto reductase: MTELDLPALGLGTSANDDFEECAETVKAALELGYRHVDTAQMYDNEAAVGEGIRRADVAREDVVVATKVHPDNLAYDDAKRTARESLERLGLDSVDLLYVHWPTSAYDPEGTLRAMDELREAGLCDHVGLSNFTPDLLDEARGILDSPVVAHQVECHPLFPQEELRAYAVEHGHSLVGYSPLGRGEALDDPLLTEIAEKHETSTAAVCLAWAFAQEALVPIPKATGDHVRANFDAQELELDEEDLERIAEYDVRERVIDPDSAAWNR, translated from the coding sequence ATGACCGAACTCGACCTCCCGGCGCTGGGCCTCGGAACCTCCGCGAACGACGACTTCGAGGAGTGTGCCGAGACGGTGAAAGCGGCGCTGGAACTCGGCTACCGCCACGTCGACACCGCGCAGATGTACGACAACGAGGCGGCGGTCGGCGAGGGGATCCGCCGCGCGGACGTGGCCCGCGAGGACGTGGTCGTCGCGACGAAGGTCCACCCCGACAACCTTGCGTACGACGACGCGAAGCGCACCGCCCGCGAGTCGCTGGAGCGGCTCGGCCTCGATTCGGTCGACCTGCTGTACGTCCACTGGCCCACCTCGGCGTACGACCCCGAGGGGACGCTGCGCGCGATGGACGAACTCCGCGAGGCGGGGCTGTGCGACCACGTCGGCCTCTCGAACTTCACGCCCGACCTGCTCGATGAGGCACGGGGGATCCTCGACTCGCCGGTCGTCGCCCACCAGGTCGAGTGCCACCCGCTGTTCCCGCAAGAGGAGTTGCGGGCGTACGCCGTCGAGCACGGTCACTCCCTCGTCGGCTACTCGCCGCTCGGGCGCGGCGAGGCGCTGGACGACCCGCTGCTGACCGAGATCGCCGAGAAGCACGAGACCAGCACCGCCGCGGTCTGTCTCGCGTGGGCGTTCGCCCAGGAGGCGCTCGTGCCCATCCCGAAGGCAACCGGCGACCACGTCCGCGCGAACTTCGATGCACAGGAGCTGGAACTGGACGAGGAGGACCTGGAGCGCATCGCCGAGTACGACGTTCGCGAACGCGTCATCGACCCCGACAGTGCGGCCTGGAACCGGTAG
- a CDS encoding CDGSH iron-sulfur domain-containing protein → MREVTLDATGPIRVDEDDIDEEKGDIAVCRCGLSDGFPFCDGSHRATEDEEPGVRYKYVDGERRVVEEIRLAAEDEDDPSESGSA, encoded by the coding sequence GTGCGCGAAGTCACGCTCGATGCGACCGGTCCGATCCGAGTAGACGAGGACGACATCGACGAGGAGAAGGGGGACATCGCGGTGTGTCGCTGCGGGCTCAGCGACGGCTTCCCGTTCTGTGACGGCTCGCACAGGGCGACCGAGGACGAGGAGCCGGGCGTCCGCTACAAGTACGTCGACGGCGAGCGGCGCGTGGTCGAGGAGATCCGACTCGCGGCGGAGGACGAGGACGACCCGAGCGAATCGGGATCGGCGTAG
- a CDS encoding DUF7527 domain-containing protein, with protein MDGETVETVTGWESEPLSGGIDGLRTLQSRDFTGAVTEGHAWLFMLNGRVVGVFDGSLDSFADADGTAYVAPDPSLPLLYAMRERGGETKARYYTNDTALSAADAKLSSGKFTGYIELSENVLSGDYYAVYYGGRRLACAFVGTGEQKQVLTGDEAFEAADDEVGIYEVVDVDVDVVDIPDHEPEPEPDSGTGSDPAPDSAAASATAAAADPDAAASGDSPAVGDGSPADGDGRSEADSSTSITFGGAGGSGDADGSNDAGGPDDPGKPDDPGKPDDADASPSTVATAGDDDPAPDASTAADATTTADAPETTDAEAPDEPESTDDPSSGDGAATRRKSTGTDRSAASRPANRPPGGADREAAERGTPEGSGSAGEGDPFSAEEQWRETRSIPSLDPSRTATPAAEDAGTNGSAAAAERRRRRDRSAGETQSAAGDAGRREAAGGDADGRRSSDRDDGSGARVEGPADASEELAAAREALATARAERDRAIEGAREAREQLESTEEELDGLREENERLSERVEELEAELAEAREEVEAARERAAVGDGDDGDAPARTVPADRALAGTNLFVRYDSKGGATLEKAHAGGASRSDVNDNLRLELHTDFEAADAAVDGRPFREFLTDTIEYGFVEWAVRELLYEIQSTGNESALRDLFDAIPEIDRAELDGTVAVDDADGGATEHTFDVVLRDRMGNPLLVADVTEGRDATTESMLDGLVGDAGAVADADDHLAAGFYVTASFFEPGALEAAADATGGGLLSRGKRKSFVKLSRKQGFHLCLVESREGEFHVNVPEL; from the coding sequence ATGGACGGCGAAACAGTCGAAACGGTGACCGGATGGGAGTCCGAGCCGCTCTCGGGGGGGATCGACGGGCTCCGCACCTTGCAGTCCCGCGACTTCACCGGGGCGGTCACCGAGGGACACGCGTGGCTGTTCATGTTGAACGGTCGCGTGGTCGGCGTGTTCGACGGGTCGCTGGACTCGTTCGCGGACGCCGACGGCACCGCGTACGTCGCGCCCGACCCGTCGCTGCCGCTGCTGTATGCGATGCGGGAACGCGGCGGCGAGACGAAGGCGCGCTACTACACGAACGACACGGCCCTGTCGGCCGCCGACGCGAAGCTCTCCTCGGGGAAGTTCACCGGCTACATCGAGCTGTCGGAGAACGTCCTCTCGGGGGACTACTACGCGGTCTACTACGGCGGTCGTCGCCTCGCGTGCGCGTTCGTCGGCACCGGCGAGCAGAAGCAGGTGCTCACCGGCGACGAGGCGTTCGAGGCCGCCGACGACGAGGTCGGCATCTACGAGGTCGTCGACGTCGACGTCGACGTGGTCGACATCCCGGATCACGAACCGGAGCCCGAGCCGGACTCCGGCACGGGCTCGGACCCGGCTCCGGACTCGGCGGCAGCCTCGGCGACGGCCGCCGCCGCGGACCCGGACGCCGCCGCGAGCGGCGACTCGCCCGCGGTCGGGGACGGCTCGCCCGCCGACGGGGACGGCCGGTCCGAGGCCGACTCGTCGACGAGCATCACCTTCGGCGGCGCCGGCGGATCGGGCGACGCCGACGGATCGAACGACGCCGGGGGACCGGACGACCCCGGGAAGCCGGACGACCCCGGGAAGCCGGACGACGCCGACGCGTCGCCGTCGACCGTCGCCACGGCCGGGGACGACGACCCCGCCCCCGACGCGTCGACGGCGGCCGACGCGACCACGACGGCCGACGCACCCGAGACGACCGACGCCGAGGCGCCGGACGAGCCCGAGTCGACGGACGACCCGTCCAGCGGAGACGGCGCGGCGACCCGACGGAAGTCGACCGGAACCGACAGATCCGCGGCGTCGCGGCCGGCGAACCGTCCCCCGGGCGGCGCCGACCGCGAGGCGGCCGAGCGTGGGACGCCGGAGGGGAGCGGATCCGCCGGCGAGGGCGACCCGTTCTCGGCGGAGGAGCAGTGGCGCGAGACCCGGTCGATCCCGTCGCTCGACCCGTCGCGAACGGCGACGCCGGCGGCGGAGGACGCGGGGACGAACGGCTCGGCTGCCGCCGCCGAGCGTCGCCGCCGCCGGGACCGGTCGGCAGGGGAGACCCAGTCGGCGGCGGGAGACGCCGGTCGGCGCGAGGCCGCCGGCGGCGACGCTGACGGCCGGCGGTCGTCCGACCGCGACGACGGCTCGGGAGCTCGAGTCGAGGGACCGGCCGACGCGAGCGAGGAGCTCGCGGCCGCCCGGGAGGCGCTCGCGACGGCGCGCGCCGAGCGCGACCGCGCCATCGAGGGCGCCCGCGAGGCGCGCGAGCAGCTCGAGTCGACCGAGGAGGAACTCGACGGGCTCCGCGAGGAGAACGAGCGACTCTCCGAGCGCGTCGAGGAGCTGGAGGCCGAGCTGGCCGAGGCCCGCGAGGAGGTGGAGGCGGCCCGCGAGCGGGCGGCGGTCGGCGACGGGGACGACGGCGACGCCCCCGCCCGGACCGTCCCGGCCGACCGGGCGCTGGCCGGGACGAACCTGTTCGTCCGCTACGACTCGAAGGGCGGGGCGACGCTGGAGAAGGCCCACGCCGGCGGCGCGAGCCGCTCGGACGTGAACGACAACCTCCGGCTGGAGCTGCACACCGACTTCGAGGCGGCGGACGCCGCCGTCGACGGACGGCCGTTCCGGGAGTTCCTCACCGACACCATCGAGTACGGCTTCGTCGAGTGGGCGGTCCGCGAGCTGCTGTACGAGATCCAAAGCACCGGCAACGAGTCGGCGCTGCGGGACCTGTTCGACGCCATCCCCGAGATCGACCGCGCGGAGCTCGACGGAACCGTCGCGGTCGACGACGCCGACGGCGGCGCGACCGAGCACACTTTCGACGTCGTGCTCCGCGACCGCATGGGCAACCCGCTGTTGGTGGCCGACGTGACGGAGGGGCGCGACGCGACGACCGAGTCGATGCTCGACGGGCTCGTCGGCGACGCCGGCGCCGTCGCGGACGCCGACGACCACCTCGCGGCCGGCTTCTACGTCACCGCGTCGTTCTTCGAGCCCGGCGCGCTGGAGGCGGCAGCCGACGCGACCGGCGGCGGGCTGCTCTCGCGGGGCAAGCGCAAGAGCTTCGTGAAGCTCTCGCGCAAGCAGGGCTTTCACCTCTGTCTGGTCGAGTCGCGCGAGGGCGAGTTCCACGTGAACGTCCCCGAGCTGTAG
- a CDS encoding mechanosensitive ion channel family protein has protein sequence MDILASLDALPPWQAAAAVLVVSLGAAFVAEFVVIRTARRLVTRTETGLDEIALAELRLPLVASLALAGVFVLTRIEGVVAAVPVSAAALEAFFGDPALTIVVLLWAWGLNETVNRGVDYLQEQGARYDFAPVLSNVWTLVVAVGTVGTVLYVWEIDVTPLLAGAGIAGIAVGFAAKDTVANFFGGVALYFDDTYRVGDFVELDSGETGTVVKVGVRSTTLLTRDEVLVTVPNSVLNATKVINQSAPSRRRRVRVPVGVAYGTDLDALEGLLVDIAVAEKLVLDSPKPRCRLRRFGDSALEYELLCWVSSPTRRAKAVHRLNRAIHDEFAEAGIEIPYPKRDVSVTGPASAAATPAPPTAAGGDDRVGDGAAGAVDSPAGGTVDPASDGESDR, from the coding sequence ATGGATATCCTCGCCTCGTTGGACGCCCTCCCGCCGTGGCAGGCGGCCGCGGCGGTGCTCGTCGTCTCGCTGGGCGCCGCGTTCGTCGCCGAGTTCGTCGTGATCCGGACTGCCCGTCGGCTCGTCACCCGGACGGAGACCGGCCTCGACGAGATCGCGCTCGCGGAGCTTCGCCTCCCGCTGGTCGCCTCGCTGGCGCTCGCGGGCGTGTTCGTCCTCACCCGGATCGAGGGCGTCGTCGCCGCGGTCCCCGTCTCGGCGGCGGCGCTGGAGGCGTTCTTCGGCGACCCCGCGCTCACGATCGTCGTCCTCCTGTGGGCGTGGGGACTCAACGAGACGGTCAACCGCGGCGTCGACTACCTCCAGGAGCAGGGCGCCCGATACGACTTCGCGCCCGTCCTCTCGAACGTGTGGACGCTCGTCGTCGCCGTCGGCACGGTCGGCACGGTGCTGTACGTCTGGGAGATCGACGTGACGCCGCTTTTGGCGGGCGCGGGCATCGCCGGCATCGCCGTAGGCTTCGCCGCCAAGGACACCGTCGCCAACTTCTTCGGCGGGGTGGCGCTGTACTTCGACGACACCTACCGCGTCGGCGACTTCGTCGAGTTGGACTCCGGCGAGACCGGCACCGTCGTGAAGGTCGGCGTGCGCTCGACCACCCTCCTGACGCGCGACGAGGTGCTCGTCACGGTCCCCAACTCCGTGCTCAACGCGACGAAGGTGATCAACCAGTCGGCGCCGTCGCGTCGCCGCCGCGTCCGGGTGCCCGTCGGCGTCGCCTACGGCACCGACCTCGACGCGCTGGAGGGGCTGCTGGTCGACATCGCGGTCGCCGAGAAGCTGGTGTTGGACTCACCCAAGCCGCGGTGTCGCCTCCGGCGCTTCGGCGACTCGGCGCTGGAGTACGAACTGCTGTGCTGGGTGTCGTCGCCGACGCGGCGGGCGAAGGCGGTCCACCGGCTCAACCGCGCGATCCACGACGAATTCGCCGAGGCCGGGATCGAGATCCCGTACCCCAAGCGCGACGTGTCCGTCACCGGACCCGCCTCGGCGGCGGCCACGCCCGCGCCGCCGACCGCGGCCGGCGGGGACGACCGCGTCGGCGACGGCGCCGCCGGCGCCGTCGATTCGCCAGCCGGCGGCACCGTCGATCCGGCCTCCGACGGCGAATCCGATCGTTGA
- a CDS encoding DUF7524 family protein → MSSEAAILGVTLNRDRLNEVTAPESFAADGEFAVALRNEGEPVHVHLRFDGPLAAVASVAPPNHYVDEEATRTVRVTVAPVDEAVTGTLEVVVGHGAEATTVPVRVSPSATASGDDPAAGDEPAPGDDPASEESSEAPAPSDADPPAAESAPAGEPDNDGGSEPSAAARRRLDEWVDRARDAADTAVDGEAGVPSPEPGTLAVAALAAAALVGAGIVAVTLDGLAVTLGVVAVFVAVLAAGFLLLG, encoded by the coding sequence GTGTCGTCAGAGGCAGCAATCCTGGGGGTGACGCTGAACCGCGATCGACTCAACGAGGTGACAGCGCCGGAGTCGTTCGCCGCCGACGGGGAGTTCGCCGTCGCGCTACGCAACGAGGGGGAGCCGGTCCACGTCCATCTGCGCTTCGACGGGCCGCTGGCGGCGGTCGCGTCCGTCGCGCCGCCCAACCACTACGTCGACGAGGAGGCGACCCGGACGGTTCGGGTGACGGTCGCGCCCGTGGACGAGGCGGTCACGGGAACCCTGGAGGTCGTCGTCGGCCACGGCGCCGAGGCGACGACCGTGCCGGTTCGGGTCTCCCCGTCGGCGACCGCGAGTGGCGACGACCCCGCCGCCGGCGACGAACCCGCACCCGGTGACGACCCCGCGAGTGAGGAATCCTCGGAGGCGCCGGCGCCGAGCGACGCCGACCCGCCGGCCGCCGAGTCAGCGCCGGCCGGGGAGCCGGACAACGACGGCGGGTCGGAACCGTCGGCGGCCGCTCGCCGGCGGCTCGACGAGTGGGTCGACCGCGCCCGCGACGCCGCGGACACGGCGGTCGACGGCGAGGCGGGGGTCCCCTCGCCGGAGCCCGGGACGCTCGCGGTCGCGGCGCTGGCGGCCGCGGCGCTCGTCGGGGCGGGGATCGTCGCCGTGACGCTCGACGGGCTCGCGGTCACGCTCGGCGTGGTCGCGGTGTTCGTCGCCGTGTTGGCCGCGGGGTTCCTGCTGCTCGGGTAG
- a CDS encoding metal-dependent hydrolase, translating to MYKRGHLGVAMLTLAPITFWLLVGGYPAFAVLVAGTVLYLAMLPDMDHRVPGISHRGPTHSLLFAGVVGAVFAGAASLVEPVFSIAVPAGLSMVAFGFLLGFGSVVAHLLGDVITPAGVNFLWPYPKEWSLYLTNADSTLWNWGLFALGVCAMAGAVALAVRGVPV from the coding sequence GTGTACAAACGCGGTCACCTCGGCGTGGCGATGCTGACGCTGGCGCCGATCACCTTCTGGCTGCTGGTCGGCGGCTACCCGGCGTTCGCCGTCCTCGTCGCCGGCACCGTCCTCTATCTCGCGATGCTGCCGGATATGGACCACCGGGTCCCGGGGATCTCCCACCGCGGGCCGACCCACTCGCTGCTGTTCGCGGGCGTCGTGGGCGCGGTCTTCGCGGGCGCCGCCTCGCTCGTCGAGCCGGTGTTCTCGATCGCGGTGCCCGCGGGACTGTCGATGGTCGCGTTCGGCTTCCTGCTGGGGTTCGGCTCGGTCGTCGCGCACCTGCTCGGGGACGTGATCACCCCCGCCGGCGTCAACTTCCTGTGGCCGTACCCGAAGGAGTGGTCGCTGTACCTGACGAACGCCGACTCGACGCTGTGGAACTGGGGGCTGTTCGCCCTCGGCGTGTGCGCCATGGCCGGCGCGGTCGCGCTGGCGGTGCGTGGCGTCCCCGTGTAG
- a CDS encoding potassium channel family protein, translating to MGKWRRRTAAYLGALVVVILVYTVAYHEAMATFEGREQTYAHSLQVVVETFTTTGFGSDAPWETTEMNLLVVAMDLTGVLLIFMALPAFVFPLFEETLSTTAPRTVDDRSDHVVICGHTPRGRVLRDELVARDVPYLFVVADEDEATAVYDGGEEHVIHGNPEEIDALRRANVGAARALVADADDETNASVVLSARECVDDGDLRVVSLIEDEEVADYHRYAGADSVVSPRRLLGESLGSKATASVADELGDGVEIGEDFQIAELLVHHGSPLVGETVAESRIGERTGANVLGAWDDGEFESPPRPARVIDEHTVLLVVGTEPELESLKELTLSETRTRRRGSVVVAGYGMVGHSAAAEIRPTDEVTVVDLEDAPGVDVVGDATDRETLETAGVDEARAVVIALDSDTTTIFATLAVKQVAPQVEVIARANDVESVPKLYRAGAEYVLSLSTVSGRLLASQLLDEEVLRPETQVDLVRTRAPRLEGRTLAEADVRAETGVTVVAVERDGDLLTDIGPDTKLIAGDRLVVAGTDDAVNRFNERFC from the coding sequence ATGGGAAAGTGGCGACGGCGGACGGCGGCGTACCTCGGTGCGCTCGTCGTCGTCATCCTGGTGTACACGGTCGCGTACCACGAGGCGATGGCGACGTTCGAGGGGCGCGAGCAGACGTACGCTCACTCGCTGCAGGTCGTCGTCGAGACGTTCACCACCACCGGGTTCGGCTCGGACGCCCCGTGGGAGACGACCGAGATGAACCTCCTCGTGGTGGCGATGGACCTGACGGGCGTGCTCCTCATCTTCATGGCGCTGCCGGCGTTCGTGTTCCCGCTGTTCGAGGAGACGCTGTCGACGACGGCCCCCAGGACCGTCGACGACCGCTCCGACCACGTCGTCATCTGCGGACACACGCCCAGGGGGCGCGTGCTCCGCGACGAGCTCGTCGCCCGCGACGTGCCGTACCTGTTCGTCGTCGCCGACGAGGACGAGGCGACCGCCGTCTACGACGGCGGCGAGGAGCACGTGATCCACGGCAACCCCGAGGAGATCGACGCGCTGCGGCGCGCGAACGTCGGGGCGGCGCGGGCGCTCGTCGCCGACGCCGACGACGAGACGAACGCGAGCGTCGTCCTCTCGGCGCGCGAGTGCGTCGACGACGGCGACCTGCGCGTCGTGAGCCTCATCGAGGACGAGGAGGTCGCCGACTACCACCGCTACGCCGGCGCCGACAGCGTCGTCTCCCCGCGGCGCCTGCTCGGGGAGAGCCTCGGGTCGAAGGCGACCGCGAGCGTCGCCGACGAGCTCGGTGACGGCGTCGAGATCGGCGAGGACTTCCAGATCGCGGAGCTGCTGGTTCACCACGGCAGCCCGCTCGTCGGGGAGACGGTCGCCGAGTCGCGGATCGGCGAACGCACCGGCGCGAACGTGCTCGGCGCCTGGGACGACGGCGAGTTCGAGTCGCCGCCCCGACCCGCCCGCGTCATCGACGAGCACACCGTCCTGCTCGTCGTCGGCACCGAACCGGAGTTGGAGTCGCTCAAGGAGCTTACCCTCTCGGAGACCCGCACCCGGCGCCGCGGCTCGGTCGTCGTCGCCGGGTACGGGATGGTCGGCCACAGCGCCGCCGCGGAGATCCGACCGACCGACGAGGTGACCGTCGTCGACCTGGAGGACGCCCCCGGCGTCGACGTGGTGGGCGACGCGACCGACCGCGAGACGCTGGAGACCGCCGGCGTCGACGAGGCTCGGGCGGTCGTGATCGCGCTCGACTCCGACACGACGACCATCTTCGCGACGCTCGCGGTGAAGCAGGTCGCCCCGCAGGTGGAGGTGATCGCCCGCGCGAACGACGTCGAGTCGGTGCCGAAGCTCTACCGCGCGGGCGCCGAGTACGTCCTCTCGCTGTCGACGGTGTCGGGACGCCTGCTCGCCTCCCAGTTGCTCGACGAGGAGGTGCTCCGGCCCGAGACGCAGGTGGACCTCGTCCGGACCCGGGCGCCCCGGCTGGAGGGACGGACGCTCGCGGAGGCGGACGTGCGCGCCGAGACCGGCGTCACCGTCGTCGCCGTCGAGCGCGACGGCGACCTGCTCACCGACATCGGTCCGGACACGAAGCTTATCGCCGGCGACAGGCTCGTCGTCGCGGGGACCGACGACGCCGTCAACCGCTTCAACGAACGGTTCTGCTGA